In a single window of the Cucumis melo cultivar AY chromosome 11, USDA_Cmelo_AY_1.0, whole genome shotgun sequence genome:
- the LOC103503100 gene encoding uncharacterized protein LOC103503100 isoform X6, protein MRWAPSVSELVWGTLCFWPNQNQTCLALRVQPVRSSKMRWAPSVSELVWGTLCFWPNQNQTCLALRVQPVRSSKMRWAPSVSELVWGTLRFWPNQNQTCLALRVQPVRSSKMRWAPSVSELVWGTLCFWPNQNQTCLALRVQPVRSSKMRWAPSVSELVWGTLRFWPNQNQTCLALRVQPVRSSKMRWAPSVSELVWGTLRFWPNQNQICLALRVQPVRSSKMRWAPSVSELVWGTLRFWPNQNQTCLALRVQPVRSSKMRWAPSVSELVWGTLRFWPNQNQTCLALRVQPVRSSKMRWAPSVSELVWGTLCFWPNQNQTCLALRVQPVRSSKMRWALSVSELVWRTLRFWPNQNQTCLALRVQPVRSSKMRWAPSVSELVWGTLCFWPNQNQTCLALRVQPVRSSKMRWAPSVSELVWGTLRFWPNQNQTCLALRVQLVRSSRMHAILVECS, encoded by the exons atgcgttgggctccctcagtatcagaacttgtgtggggaactctttgcttttggcctaaccaaaaccagacctgcctagcccttagagtccagccggttaggtcgagtaaaatgcgttgggctccctcagtatcagaacttgtgtggggaactctttgcttttggcctaaccaaaaccagacctgcctagcccttagagtccagccggttaggtcgagtaaaatgcgttgggctccctcagtatcagaacttgtgtggggaacacttcgcttttggcctaaccaaaaccagacctgcctagcccttagagtccagccggttaggtcgagtaaaatgcgttgggctccctcagtatcagaacttgtgtggggaactctttgcttttggcctaaccaaaaccagacctgcctagcccttagagtccagccggttaggtcgagtaaaatgcgttgggctccctcagtatcagaacttgtgtggggaacacttcgcttttggcctaaccaaaaccagacctgcctagcccttagagtccagccggttag gtcgagtaaaatgcgttgggctccctcagtatcagaacttgtgtggggaacacttcgcttttggcctaaccaaaaccagatctgcctagcccttagagtccagccggttaggtcgagtaaaatgcgttgggctccctcagtatcagaacttgtgtggggaacacttcgcttttggcctaaccaaaaccagacctgcctagcccttagagtccagccggttag gtcgagtaaaatgcgttgggctccctcagtatcagaacttgtgtggggaacacttcgcttttggcctaaccaaaaccagacctgcctagcccttagagtccagccggttag gtcgagtaaaatgcgttgggctccctcagtatcagaacttgtgtggggaactctttgcttttggcctaaccaaaaccagacctgcctagcccttagagtccagccggttaggtcgagtaaaatgcgttgggctctctcagtatcagaacttgtgtggagaacacttcgcttttggcctaaccaaaaccagacctgcctagcccttagagtccagccggttaggtcgagtaaaatgcgttgggctccctcagtatcagaacttgtgtggggaactctttgcttttggcctaaccaaaaccagacctgcctagcccttagagtccagccggttaggtcgagtaaaatgcgttgggctccctcagtatcagaacttgtgtggggaacacttcgcttttggcctaaccaaaaccagacctgcctagcccttagagtccagctggttaggtcaagtagaatgcatgCAATTCTTGTGGaatgttcttaa
- the LOC103503100 gene encoding uncharacterized protein LOC103503100 isoform X8, which produces MRWAPSVSELVWGTLCFWPNQNQTCLALRVQPVRSSKMRWAPSVSELVWGTLCFWPNQNQTCLALRVQPVRSSKMRWAPSVSELVWGTLRFWPNQNQTCLALRVQPVRSSKMRWAPSVSELVWGTLRFWPNQNQICLALRVQPVRSSKMRWAPSVSELVWGTLRFWPNQNQTCLALRVQPVRSSKMRWAPSVSELVWGTLRFWPNQNQTCLALRVQPVRSSKMRWAPSVSELVWGTLCFWPNQNQTCLALRVQPVRSSKMRWALSVSELVWRTLRFWPNQNQTCLALRVQPVRSSKMRWAPSVSELVWGTLCFWPNQNQTCLALRVQPVRSSKMRWAPSVSELVWGTLRFWPNQNQTCLALRVQLVRSSRMHAILVECS; this is translated from the exons atgcgttgggctccctcagtatcagaacttgtgtggggaactctttgcttttggcctaaccaaaaccagacctgcctagcccttagagtccagccggttaggtcgagtaaaatgcgttgggctccctcagtatcagaacttgtgtggggaactctttgcttttggcctaaccaaaaccagacctgcctagcccttagagtccagccggttaggtcgagtaaaatgcgttgggctccctcagtatcagaacttgtgtggggaacacttcgcttttggcctaaccaaaaccagacctgcctagcccttagagtccagccggttag gtcgagtaaaatgcgttgggctccctcagtatcagaacttgtgtggggaacacttcgcttttggcctaaccaaaaccagatctgcctagcccttagagtccagccggttaggtcgagtaaaatgcgttgggctccctcagtatcagaacttgtgtggggaacacttcgcttttggcctaaccaaaaccagacctgcctagcccttagagtccagccggttag gtcgagtaaaatgcgttgggctccctcagtatcagaacttgtgtggggaacacttcgcttttggcctaaccaaaaccagacctgcctagcccttagagtccagccggttag gtcgagtaaaatgcgttgggctccctcagtatcagaacttgtgtggggaactctttgcttttggcctaaccaaaaccagacctgcctagcccttagagtccagccggttaggtcgagtaaaatgcgttgggctctctcagtatcagaacttgtgtggagaacacttcgcttttggcctaaccaaaaccagacctgcctagcccttagagtccagccggttaggtcgagtaaaatgcgttgggctccctcagtatcagaacttgtgtggggaactctttgcttttggcctaaccaaaaccagacctgcctagcccttagagtccagccggttaggtcgagtaaaatgcgttgggctccctcagtatcagaacttgtgtggggaacacttcgcttttggcctaaccaaaaccagacctgcctagcccttagagtccagctggttaggtcaagtagaatgcatgCAATTCTTGTGGaatgttcttaa
- the LOC103503100 gene encoding uncharacterized protein LOC103503100 isoform X1: protein MRWAPSVSELVWGTLCFWPNQNQTCLALRVQPVRSSKMRWAPSVSELVWGTLCFWPNQNQTCLALRVQPVRSSKMRWAPSVSELVWGTLRFWPNQNQTCLALRVQPVRSSKMRWAPSVSELVWGTLCFWPNQNQTCLALRVQPVRSSKMRWAPSVSELVWGTLRFWPNQNQTCLALRVQPVRSSKMRWAPSVSELVWGTLCFWPNQNQTCLALRVQPVRSSRMRWAPSVSELVWGTLRFWPNQNQTCLALKVQPVRSSKMRWAPSVSELVWGTLCFWPNQNQTCLALRVQPVRSSKMRWAPSVSELVWGTLRFWPNQNQTCLALRVQPVRSSKMRWAPSVSELVWGTLRFWPNQNQICLALRVQPVRSSKMRWAPSVSELVWGTLRFWPNQNQTCLALRVQPVRSSKMRWAPSVSELVWGTLRFWPNQNQTCLALRVQPVRSSKMRWAPSVSELVWGTLCFWPNQNQTCLALRVQPVRSSKMRWALSVSELVWRTLRFWPNQNQTCLALRVQPVRSSKMRWAPSVSELVWGTLCFWPNQNQTCLALRVQPVRSSKMRWAPSVSELVWGTLRFWPNQNQTCLALRVQLVRSSRMHAILVECS, encoded by the exons atgcgttgggctccctcagtatcagaacttgtgtggggaactctttgcttttggcctaaccaaaaccagacctgcctagcccttagagtccagccggttaggtcgagtaaaatgcgttgggctccctcagtatcagaacttgtgtggggaactctttgcttttggcctaaccaaaaccagacctgcctagcccttagagtccagccggttaggtcgagtaaaatgcgttgggctccctcagtatcagaacttgtgtggggaacacttcgcttttggcctaaccaaaaccagacctgcctagcccttagagtccagccggttaggtcgagtaaaatgcgttgggctccctcagtatcagaacttgtgtggggaactctttgcttttggcctaaccaaaaccagacctgcctagcccttagagtccagccggttaggtcgagtaaaatgcgttgggctccctcagtatcagaacttgtgtggggaacacttcgcttttggcctaaccaaaaccagacctgcctagcccttagagtccagccggttaggtcgagtaaaatgcgttgggctccctcagtatcagaacttgtgtggggaactctttgcttttggcctaaccaaaaccagacctgcctagcccttagagtccagccggttaggtcgagtagaatgcgttgggctccctcagtatcagaacttgtgtggggaactcttcgcttttggcctaaccaaaaccagacctgcctagcccttaaagtccagccggttaggtcgagtaaaatgcgttgggctccctcagtatcagaacttgtgtggggaactctttgcttttggcctaaccaaaaccagacctgcctagcccttagagtccagccggttaggtcgagtaaaatgcgttgggctccctcagtatcagaacttgtgtggggaacacttcgcttttggcctaaccaaaaccagacctgcctagcccttagagtccagccggttag gtcgagtaaaatgcgttgggctccctcagtatcagaacttgtgtggggaacacttcgcttttggcctaaccaaaaccagatctgcctagcccttagagtccagccggttaggtcgagtaaaatgcgttgggctccctcagtatcagaacttgtgtggggaacacttcgcttttggcctaaccaaaaccagacctgcctagcccttagagtccagccggttag gtcgagtaaaatgcgttgggctccctcagtatcagaacttgtgtggggaacacttcgcttttggcctaaccaaaaccagacctgcctagcccttagagtccagccggttag gtcgagtaaaatgcgttgggctccctcagtatcagaacttgtgtggggaactctttgcttttggcctaaccaaaaccagacctgcctagcccttagagtccagccggttaggtcgagtaaaatgcgttgggctctctcagtatcagaacttgtgtggagaacacttcgcttttggcctaaccaaaaccagacctgcctagcccttagagtccagccggttaggtcgagtaaaatgcgttgggctccctcagtatcagaacttgtgtggggaactctttgcttttggcctaaccaaaaccagacctgcctagcccttagagtccagccggttaggtcgagtaaaatgcgttgggctccctcagtatcagaacttgtgtggggaacacttcgcttttggcctaaccaaaaccagacctgcctagcccttagagtccagctggttaggtcaagtagaatgcatgCAATTCTTGTGGaatgttcttaa
- the LOC103503100 gene encoding uncharacterized protein LOC103503100 isoform X2 has protein sequence MRWAPSVSELVWGTLCFWPNQNQTCLALRVQPVRSSKMRWAPSVSELVWGTLCFWPNQNQTCLALRVQPVRSSKMRWAPSVSELVWGTLRFWPNQNQTCLALRVQPVRSSKMRWAPSVSELVWGTLCFWPNQNQTCLALRVQPVRSSKMRWAPSVSELVWGTLRFWPNQNQTCLALRVQPVRSSKMRWAPSVSELVWGTLCFWPNQNQTCLALRVQPVRSSRMRWAPSVSELVWGTLRFWPNQNQTCLALKVQPVRSSKMRWAPSVSELVWGTLCFWPNQNQTCLALRVQPVRSSKMRWAPSVSELVWGTLRFWPNQNQTCLALRVQPVRSSKMRWAPSVSELVWGTLCFWPNQNQTCLALRVQPVRSSKMRWAPSVSELVWGTLRFWPNQNQICLALRVQPVRSSKMRWAPSVSELVWGTLRFWPNQNQTCLALRVQPVRSSKMRWAPSVSELVWGTLCFWPNQNQTCLALRVQPVRSSKMRWALSVSELVWRTLRFWPNQNQTCLALRVQPVRSSKMRWAPSVSELVWGTLCFWPNQNQTCLALRVQPVRSSKMRWAPSVSELVWGTLRFWPNQNQTCLALRVQLVRSSRMHAILVECS, from the exons atgcgttgggctccctcagtatcagaacttgtgtggggaactctttgcttttggcctaaccaaaaccagacctgcctagcccttagagtccagccggttaggtcgagtaaaatgcgttgggctccctcagtatcagaacttgtgtggggaactctttgcttttggcctaaccaaaaccagacctgcctagcccttagagtccagccggttaggtcgagtaaaatgcgttgggctccctcagtatcagaacttgtgtggggaacacttcgcttttggcctaaccaaaaccagacctgcctagcccttagagtccagccggttaggtcgagtaaaatgcgttgggctccctcagtatcagaacttgtgtggggaactctttgcttttggcctaaccaaaaccagacctgcctagcccttagagtccagccggttaggtcgagtaaaatgcgttgggctccctcagtatcagaacttgtgtggggaacacttcgcttttggcctaaccaaaaccagacctgcctagcccttagagtccagccggttaggtcgagtaaaatgcgttgggctccctcagtatcagaacttgtgtggggaactctttgcttttggcctaaccaaaaccagacctgcctagcccttagagtccagccggttaggtcgagtagaatgcgttgggctccctcagtatcagaacttgtgtggggaactcttcgcttttggcctaaccaaaaccagacctgcctagcccttaaagtccagccggttaggtcgagtaaaatgcgttgggctccctcagtatcagaacttgtgtggggaactctttgcttttggcctaaccaaaaccagacctgcctagcccttagagtccagccggttaggtcgagtaaaatgcgttgggctccctcagtatcagaacttgtgtggggaacacttcgcttttggcctaaccaaaaccagacctgcctagcccttagagtccagccggttaggtcgagtaaaatgcgttgggctccctcagtatcagaacttgtgtggggaactctttgcttttggcctaaccaaaaccagacctgcctagcccttagagtccagccggttag gtcgagtaaaatgcgttgggctccctcagtatcagaacttgtgtggggaacacttcgcttttggcctaaccaaaaccagatctgcctagcccttagagtccagccggttaggtcgagtaaaatgcgttgggctccctcagtatcagaacttgtgtggggaacacttcgcttttggcctaaccaaaaccagacctgcctagcccttagagtccagccggttag gtcgagtaaaatgcgttgggctccctcagtatcagaacttgtgtggggaactctttgcttttggcctaaccaaaaccagacctgcctagcccttagagtccagccggttaggtcgagtaaaatgcgttgggctctctcagtatcagaacttgtgtggagaacacttcgcttttggcctaaccaaaaccagacctgcctagcccttagagtccagccggttaggtcgagtaaaatgcgttgggctccctcagtatcagaacttgtgtggggaactctttgcttttggcctaaccaaaaccagacctgcctagcccttagagtccagccggttaggtcgagtaaaatgcgttgggctccctcagtatcagaacttgtgtggggaacacttcgcttttggcctaaccaaaaccagacctgcctagcccttagagtccagctggttaggtcaagtagaatgcatgCAATTCTTGTGGaatgttcttaa
- the LOC103503100 gene encoding uncharacterized protein LOC103503100 isoform X9, whose protein sequence is MRWAPSVSELVWGTLCFWPNQNQTCLALRVQPVRSSKMRWAPSVSELVWGTLCFWPNQNQTCLALRVQPVRSSKMRWAPSVSELVWGTLRFWPNQNQTCLALRVQPVRSSKMRWAPSVSELVWGTLCFWPNQNQTCLALRVQPVRSSRMRWAPSVSELVWGTLRFWPNQNQTCLALKVQPVRSSKMRWAPSVSELVWGTLCFWPNQNQTCLALRVQPVRSSKMRWALSVSELVWRTLRFWPNQNQTCLALRVQPVRSSKMRWAPSVSELVWGTLCFWPNQNQTCLALRVQPVRSSKMRWAPSVSELVWGTLRFWPNQNQTCLALRVQLVRSSRMHAILVECS, encoded by the exons atgcgttgggctccctcagtatcagaacttgtgtggggaactctttgcttttggcctaaccaaaaccagacctgcctagcccttagagtccagccggttaggtcgagtaaaatgcgttgggctccctcagtatcagaacttgtgtggggaactctttgcttttggcctaaccaaaaccagacctgcctagcccttagagtccagccggttaggtcgagtaaaatgcgttgggctccctcagtatcagaacttgtgtggggaacacttcgcttttggcctaaccaaaaccagacctgcctagcccttagagtccagccggttaggtcgagtaaaatgcgttgggctccctcagtatcagaacttgtgtggggaactctttgcttttggcctaaccaaaaccagacctgcctagcccttagagtccagccggttag gtcgagtagaatgcgttgggctccctcagtatcagaacttgtgtggggaactcttcgcttttggcctaaccaaaaccagacctgcctagcccttaaagtccagccggttaggtcgagtaaaatgcgttgggctccctcagtatcagaacttgtgtggggaactctttgcttttggcctaaccaaaaccagacctgcctagcccttagagtccagccggttaggtcgagtaaaatgcgttgggctctctcagtatcagaacttgtgtggagaacacttcgcttttggcctaaccaaaaccagacctgcctagcccttagagtccagccggttaggtcgagtaaaatgcgttgggctccctcagtatcagaacttgtgtggggaactctttgcttttggcctaaccaaaaccagacctgcctagcccttagagtccagccggttaggtcgagtaaaatgcgttgggctccctcagtatcagaacttgtgtggggaacacttcgcttttggcctaaccaaaaccagacctgcctagcccttagagtccagctggttaggtcaagtagaatgcatgCAATTCTTGTGGaatgttcttaa
- the LOC103503100 gene encoding uncharacterized protein LOC103503100 isoform X3, whose product MRWAPSVSELVWGTLCFWPNQNQTCLALRVQPVRSSKMRWAPSVSELVWGTLCFWPNQNQTCLALRVQPVRSSKMRWAPSVSELVWGTLRFWPNQNQTCLALRVQPVRSSKMRWAPSVSELVWGTLCFWPNQNQTCLALRVQPVRSSKMRWAPSVSELVWGTLRFWPNQNQTCLALRVQPVRSSKMRWAPSVSELVWGTLCFWPNQNQTCLALRVQPVRSSRMRWAPSVSELVWGTLRFWPNQNQTCLALKVQPVRSSKMRWAPSVSELVWGTLCFWPNQNQTCLALRVQPVRSSKMRWAPSVSELVWGTLRFWPNQNQTCLALRVQPVRSSKMRWAPSVSELVWGTLCFWPNQNQTCLALRVQPVRSSKMRWAPSVSELVWGTLRFWPNQNQTCLALRVQPVRSSKMRWAPSVSELVWGTLRFWPNQNQTCLALRVQPVRSSKMRWAPSVSELVWGTLCFWPNQNQTCLALRVQPVRSSKMRWALSVSELVWRTLRFWPNQNQTCLALRVQPVRSSKMRWAPSVSELVWGTLCFWPNQNQTCLALRVQPVRSSKMRWAPSVSELVWGTLRFWPNQNQTCLALRVQLVRSSRMHAILVECS is encoded by the exons atgcgttgggctccctcagtatcagaacttgtgtggggaactctttgcttttggcctaaccaaaaccagacctgcctagcccttagagtccagccggttaggtcgagtaaaatgcgttgggctccctcagtatcagaacttgtgtggggaactctttgcttttggcctaaccaaaaccagacctgcctagcccttagagtccagccggttaggtcgagtaaaatgcgttgggctccctcagtatcagaacttgtgtggggaacacttcgcttttggcctaaccaaaaccagacctgcctagcccttagagtccagccggttaggtcgagtaaaatgcgttgggctccctcagtatcagaacttgtgtggggaactctttgcttttggcctaaccaaaaccagacctgcctagcccttagagtccagccggttaggtcgagtaaaatgcgttgggctccctcagtatcagaacttgtgtggggaacacttcgcttttggcctaaccaaaaccagacctgcctagcccttagagtccagccggttaggtcgagtaaaatgcgttgggctccctcagtatcagaacttgtgtggggaactctttgcttttggcctaaccaaaaccagacctgcctagcccttagagtccagccggttaggtcgagtagaatgcgttgggctccctcagtatcagaacttgtgtggggaactcttcgcttttggcctaaccaaaaccagacctgcctagcccttaaagtccagccggttaggtcgagtaaaatgcgttgggctccctcagtatcagaacttgtgtggggaactctttgcttttggcctaaccaaaaccagacctgcctagcccttagagtccagccggttaggtcgagtaaaatgcgttgggctccctcagtatcagaacttgtgtggggaacacttcgcttttggcctaaccaaaaccagacctgcctagcccttagagtccagccggttaggtcgagtaaaatgcgttgggctccctcagtatcagaacttgtgtggggaactctttgcttttggcctaaccaaaaccagacctgcctagcccttagagtccagccggttag gtcgagtaaaatgcgttgggctccctcagtatcagaacttgtgtggggaacacttcgcttttggcctaaccaaaaccagacctgcctagcccttagagtccagccggttag gtcgagtaaaatgcgttgggctccctcagtatcagaacttgtgtggggaacacttcgcttttggcctaaccaaaaccagacctgcctagcccttagagtccagccggttag gtcgagtaaaatgcgttgggctccctcagtatcagaacttgtgtggggaactctttgcttttggcctaaccaaaaccagacctgcctagcccttagagtccagccggttaggtcgagtaaaatgcgttgggctctctcagtatcagaacttgtgtggagaacacttcgcttttggcctaaccaaaaccagacctgcctagcccttagagtccagccggttaggtcgagtaaaatgcgttgggctccctcagtatcagaacttgtgtggggaactctttgcttttggcctaaccaaaaccagacctgcctagcccttagagtccagccggttaggtcgagtaaaatgcgttgggctccctcagtatcagaacttgtgtggggaacacttcgcttttggcctaaccaaaaccagacctgcctagcccttagagtccagctggttaggtcaagtagaatgcatgCAATTCTTGTGGaatgttcttaa
- the LOC103503100 gene encoding uncharacterized protein LOC103503100 isoform X5 has product MRWAPSVSELVWGTLCFWPNQNQTCLALRVQPVRSSKMRWAPSVSELVWGTLCFWPNQNQTCLALRVQPVRSSKMRWAPSVSELVWGTLRFWPNQNQTCLALRVQPVRSSKMRWAPSVSELVWGTLCFWPNQNQTCLALRVQPVRSSKMRWAPSVSELVWGTLRFWPNQNQTCLALRVQPVRSSKMRWAPSVSELVWGTLCFWPNQNQTCLALRVQPVRSSRMRWAPSVSELVWGTLRFWPNQNQTCLALKVQPVRSSKMRWAPSVSELVWGTLCFWPNQNQTCLALRVQPVRSSRMRWAPSVSELVWGTLRFWPNQNQTCLALKVQPVRSSKMRWAPSVSELVWGTLCFWPNQNQTCLALRVQPVRSSKMRWALSVSELVWRTLRFWPNQNQTCLALRVQPVRSSKMRWAPSVSELVWGTLCFWPNQNQTCLALRVQPVRSSKMRWAPSVSELVWGTLRFWPNQNQTCLALRVQLVRSSRMHAILVECS; this is encoded by the exons atgcgttgggctccctcagtatcagaacttgtgtggggaactctttgcttttggcctaaccaaaaccagacctgcctagcccttagagtccagccggttaggtcgagtaaaatgcgttgggctccctcagtatcagaacttgtgtggggaactctttgcttttggcctaaccaaaaccagacctgcctagcccttagagtccagccggttaggtcgagtaaaatgcgttgggctccctcagtatcagaacttgtgtggggaacacttcgcttttggcctaaccaaaaccagacctgcctagcccttagagtccagccggttaggtcgagtaaaatgcgttgggctccctcagtatcagaacttgtgtggggaactctttgcttttggcctaaccaaaaccagacctgcctagcccttagagtccagccggttaggtcgagtaaaatgcgttgggctccctcagtatcagaacttgtgtggggaacacttcgcttttggcctaaccaaaaccagacctgcctagcccttagagtccagccggttaggtcgagtaaaatgcgttgggctccctcagtatcagaacttgtgtggggaactctttgcttttggcctaaccaaaaccagacctgcctagcccttagagtccagccggttaggtcgagtagaatgcgttgggctccctcagtatcagaacttgtgtggggaactcttcgcttttggcctaaccaaaaccagacctgcctagcccttaaagtccagccggttaggtcgagtaaaatgcgttgggctccctcagtatcagaacttgtgtggggaactctttgcttttggcctaaccaaaaccagacctgcctagcccttagagtccagccggttag gtcgagtagaatgcgttgggctccctcagtatcagaacttgtgtggggaactcttcgcttttggcctaaccaaaaccagacctgcctagcccttaaagtccagccggttaggtcgagtaaaatgcgttgggctccctcagtatcagaacttgtgtggggaactctttgcttttggcctaaccaaaaccagacctgcctagcccttagagtccagccggttaggtcgagtaaaatgcgttgggctctctcagtatcagaacttgtgtggagaacacttcgcttttggcctaaccaaaaccagacctgcctagcccttagagtccagccggttaggtcgagtaaaatgcgttgggctccctcagtatcagaacttgtgtggggaactctttgcttttggcctaaccaaaaccagacctgcctagcccttagagtccagccggttaggtcgagtaaaatgcgttgggctccctcagtatcagaacttgtgtggggaacacttcgcttttggcctaaccaaaaccagacctgcctagcccttagagtccagctggttaggtcaagtagaatgcatgCAATTCTTGTGGaatgttcttaa